A stretch of Syntrophaceae bacterium DNA encodes these proteins:
- a CDS encoding DUF169 domain-containing protein, whose translation MESRIAEAVRLKIPPVGLLWADEKPDRAMMFQAGKWGCVMWLVAAATKGKTAACDVTTFGCVGGGVGLGFGNQYRNFPDGEEGFCHFLSTGNAEREGGKELAEQVRPFLRDEAFDHFLHGERYIKDPALVRRFLASLPMREIPARYVVFKPLADVDPERDNLRTVIFFADPDRLSALVVLANYGRGDNENVIIPYAAGCQTVGIYPYREAESPLPRAVVGLTDLSARLYLRRQLGGDLLTFAVPKALFEEMEGNIRGSFLERSTWQGLLEGC comes from the coding sequence ATGGAAAGCCGAATCGCCGAGGCCGTCCGCCTGAAGATTCCGCCCGTGGGCCTCCTGTGGGCCGACGAGAAGCCGGACCGCGCCATGATGTTCCAGGCAGGGAAATGGGGCTGCGTCATGTGGCTCGTTGCCGCCGCGACCAAGGGCAAGACGGCGGCCTGCGACGTCACGACATTCGGATGCGTAGGCGGCGGCGTAGGCCTCGGGTTTGGTAACCAGTACCGGAACTTTCCCGACGGCGAGGAGGGGTTCTGCCACTTCCTCTCCACTGGGAACGCCGAACGGGAAGGGGGAAAGGAATTGGCCGAGCAGGTTCGCCCGTTCCTCCGGGACGAGGCCTTCGACCACTTCCTCCACGGCGAGCGTTACATCAAGGATCCCGCCCTGGTACGGCGCTTCCTGGCCAGCCTGCCCATGCGGGAGATCCCTGCACGGTACGTCGTGTTCAAACCCCTGGCGGACGTGGACCCCGAACGGGACAACCTCCGGACCGTCATCTTCTTCGCCGATCCGGACCGGCTCTCCGCCCTCGTAGTCCTGGCCAACTACGGCCGGGGGGACAACGAAAACGTCATCATCCCTTACGCCGCCGGCTGCCAGACCGTCGGCATCTATCCCTACCGGGAGGCCGAGTCCCCCCTCCCCCGGGCCGTCGTCGGGCTAACAGACCTCTCCGCACGGCTCTACCTCCGCCGCCAGCTCGGGGGAGACCTGCTGACCTTCGCCGTCCCGAAGGCCCTCTTCGAGGAGATGGAAGGCAACATCAGGGGCTCCTTCCTGGAGCGCTCCACCTGGCAGGGATTGCTGGAAGGCTGTTGA
- a CDS encoding DctP family TRAP transporter solute-binding subunit, translating to MKRMMLILLSLAVVSFMAGCGGGEKPAATGKGEAKMELKLASMTPTSHTYNQGAAKFVELVKQRSNGRIDVKIYPEGQLGKGERELLEAIQQGTIDAYVGSTAPLSGFSPSMGILDLPFLFRDYAHVDMVLDGAIGRQLMDEIEKTGMKGLAFWENGFRNLTNSKLPVRNPADARGLKIRTQENKIHIAAWKAVGVNAVPMAWGEVYGALQQKAIDGQENPIAVIYSVKLNEVQKYLTLSQHVYSPAMLIFSLKKWQTFSKEDQDLLLKAALETAAYQRKLGRDNEAKQIAELAERGMAVTKDVDKAAWLKAMKPALEEFIPQFGKDRVDAIRAAK from the coding sequence ATGAAACGAATGATGCTGATCCTGTTGTCCCTGGCCGTGGTTTCCTTCATGGCGGGATGCGGAGGGGGCGAAAAGCCCGCGGCGACCGGAAAGGGCGAGGCAAAGATGGAACTGAAGCTCGCCTCCATGACCCCGACAAGCCACACCTACAACCAGGGCGCGGCGAAGTTCGTCGAGCTGGTGAAACAGCGCTCGAACGGACGCATCGACGTCAAGATCTATCCGGAAGGACAGCTCGGCAAGGGCGAGCGGGAACTCCTCGAGGCGATCCAGCAGGGCACCATCGACGCCTATGTAGGCTCCACGGCTCCCCTCAGCGGCTTCAGCCCCTCCATGGGCATCCTGGACCTTCCTTTTCTCTTCCGCGATTATGCCCATGTGGACATGGTCCTCGACGGGGCCATCGGACGGCAGCTCATGGACGAGATCGAGAAGACCGGCATGAAGGGCCTGGCCTTCTGGGAAAACGGCTTCCGGAACCTCACGAATTCGAAGCTCCCCGTCAGAAACCCGGCGGATGCCAGGGGGCTCAAGATTCGCACCCAGGAGAACAAGATCCACATCGCCGCCTGGAAGGCCGTCGGCGTCAACGCCGTCCCCATGGCCTGGGGCGAGGTCTACGGCGCCCTCCAGCAGAAGGCCATCGACGGCCAGGAGAACCCGATTGCAGTCATCTACTCCGTCAAGCTGAATGAGGTTCAGAAGTACCTGACCCTGAGCCAGCATGTCTACTCACCGGCGATGCTCATTTTCAGCCTGAAGAAGTGGCAGACCTTCTCGAAGGAGGACCAGGATCTGCTCCTGAAGGCGGCCCTGGAGACGGCGGCCTACCAGCGAAAGCTGGGCCGTGACAACGAGGCGAAGCAGATCGCCGAGCTGGCCGAACGGGGCATGGCGGTCACAAAGGACGTGGACAAGGCGGCCTGGCTGAAGGCCATGAAGCCGGCCCTTGAGGAATTCATTCCCCAGTTCGGCAAGGACCGTGTGGACGCCATCCGGGCCGCGAAATAG
- a CDS encoding amphi-Trp domain-containing protein, with translation MKKRKAERDVEKTVTREAFVRKLRRLADDVEAGRPFRIQVAGEKLTAPASAEISIEHEREGGVEELEFQLRWKKRR, from the coding sequence ATGAAAAAGAGAAAAGCGGAACGGGATGTCGAAAAGACCGTGACCAGGGAGGCTTTTGTCCGGAAGCTCCGACGCCTGGCGGACGACGTTGAGGCGGGGAGGCCTTTCCGGATCCAGGTGGCCGGGGAGAAGCTGACCGCTCCGGCCTCCGCGGAGATCAGCATCGAACACGAGCGCGAAGGGGGCGTTGAAGAACTGGAGTTTCAACTCCGCTGGAAGAAGCGTCGCTGA